A region of the Ischnura elegans chromosome 11, ioIscEleg1.1, whole genome shotgun sequence genome:
CTGGGAGTGACAGTACTTaaaaaaacgtggtaaaatggGGATGTAAAGGAATCAATCACTCTTCAGATAAATTGATGTATTACTTGGGTAGTTTTCAGAAAatcacaaagaaaataattattagctttcgaaaattcagaaattaaaattaataacttgATTAACCTTCtgtcaggcgcaatgtgcctgatagGCACATATACGAAAAGACTTCATTAAGTCAAAGCATGGCTCAGAGCTGCAACTTGAAATGTTAATGCACTATTATCAACATAGTCTAACACTTAAACGATGTCTTACATGTAGTATATACACCCCTTTTCACTCCTTCATAAGATTCCAAACCGATCCACCTAGGTctgatttaacgtgctctttaggtaATTGTATTTCACTAAATGTATTCAAGTATCGAGTAGTATAAATTGTAGAAGCATCGAGGGAAAAtgcctaaaaaaaatattctgcctatCAAAAATACATACCTTTAAAATGGTTACAAGTTAGGGCACAATGAGCTTCTCTGATCCAAACTTAAACAACTTGTCGTGAGGATGGCTGAAGTCAAACTAAGCAAGAAGGCTGCATAGAGCGTTtaaaaacaaacagctactatgagcgtcaagggtctatgccgcctaatagcgcaaagaaatgaaaaagcactcgtgctgtgcctgtcagatccattgcaccCGACGGAGGCTTAATAATCAGAACCCAGAATGAGAACCATGCTAGGACCCAAAAAGATTTAGTACCGACCCATCcaaatttttgagttttcttagACATGGAAGCTTGTTTTTGTGAGAGTGGCATATAGTAAGAATTGCATTATAATGAGTTATAGGAAGTCTACCGCCAAAAGGCTTATGATTTACATGTTCAACGATTTTACTGCCaacccatttcaggtgggatgtacgaagactgccaaggctattttccggaattagcaacatttcagatttaaaaatttttcagctacttaattttacttaatacgtctagatttttttcccaattcttaagatatatttacatcttataaccatagatagattatgggggtctAAAtgaattacagccgttgaaaaggccacaatcacgaaaaaaagtgaaataattcgggccccttgtagttttcgctcaaccagcgagggctgaTATATCGGTCCGgaggcagtaaaagggttaaaaaaatatggatatagcGAAACCAAAAAGTCCCTCCCACAATATGTGCTTGGTAttatgagtagagatacgtgaaaatcgcactttcatttttattttatcgcactttcaataaaagttaatcgcattttgtagcgtctattttttttattttcataatgaggtagatgacgataattGTTGCGAAACACAGTTATattacaaaatacagaatattttaaataactatgttgtagaacagtaataaattgaggaataagacatatacatagtggcggaggtgtagcttgcccgtgcccactagttcgcggccacgtagagtcccagccaactagcagatggccagtcgctcacatgctttatgcggtgagtgtcggcggagcatttaaactgcgctcggcacaaaatgtacgaattttgccgtcgaaaaggcaaatttacgtaaaaatatcatgGAAGTCCAGTcgtcgcatctatgtcgcatttatttgtgcacatAGCATCTATATCGcgtttatcgcatttgcgatttttacgCATCTCTATTTATGAGGCTGAGGTCTTCAGAGTGGTGTACTGACCTGTCTTCTGATTTGCCGGTTCCATACTCCATCGTCCGAATTGGCTGGATGCTGCACCCTTGCCCACCTACTTTGCTCACTCCCATTATTATTGCCTCCTTGACCGCCTGGTGGTGTTGCATCAACAAAGAGTTTCAGGAATAAATTACCTATTCTAGCCAACCACCCAGGAATAAAGATCAACTTCTGAATATACAGGAAGTTTTTCCTATATAAAATACCAGCCACCTAcagagaagaaaagaaatttaatggAGGACTAAACATGAATATGCAAGTTCAATAATTACATCATTCATAACTTTAAAAATCCATTAATACCaataaatttgatgaataattcatattccaTGCACTTAAATAACTTCTATTCgttcttcaaatgaaaatttgtacAGTATGGTACAGAAGGCTGGCACTTATTTTTCTATGATGATTCGATTTAAAAATtagtggtctcaaaatgtgcgaattggtgacaaaaaattataaaaaagttccAGATTCGTGCAACAtccataataaaaatataagttgcaGGGTATACATTTTACCATctcatttatttatatcattaatgGGATTCTAAAGAATGTATCAATGATCTTTTTAAGTTCtggtaaaatataatacatataagTATAAAGGATAATCTGATACATGATCGTGTGCTGAACTTTCTCTGCACTTTCAAGAAAAAGTATACATgccctttaaaaatatgtagaATATGTTAATTAGTAATGGAAAAATTCTACATACTTTTATATGAATGCTAATACACTTGAAACTGATGGCAAAAAAAAAGATGAACTTACAACTCCTGTAATAGCAGCAATAAATGAACTGACAGATGACCATGCTAGCTGGAATCCAAATAAGTATGTAATTGTTTTTGTGGAAATTGGAGGAAAGATTGTTCCCAGCACTGCAAAAGGAGCATTCCACTGCTGGTTGTCATAATCTAAGGACCGCTGATGATTGTTCCGATTGGAACCACCCTGTGTGGTATTTGGTATCTCCTTGTAGAAATTAACGAAGAGTGGAAAGAGAAGTCCATACctgtaataaaaaagaataaaaccaaAACATcattaaacaacaacaaaagaaTATGACCACCACAATCATAAAATTCACTTCAAAATCTGAAACTTgattaaagtgtaccgggactagccacggtgataactttttacggagtcacccgcaaatgcacaaatagtgtgaaaaatccacagaggaaaaatcattcgccttgaccgggattcgaacccggatccctcgatttccggccgagtgctttagccagttaagctaccgaggcgtcattctcccctgtggaaatttgtggactataccggacaaggtggtatggactgctgagcataagatgcgactagcagtccaggtcgtgcgcatggcgccacagccggagggcaaagcccgaactttgaacactagaggtgttcgctctggacttattaaagtgtaccgggactggccacggtgataactttttatggagtcacccgcaaatgcacaaatagtgcgaaaaatccacagaggaaaaatcattcgccttgaccgggattcgaacccagatccctcgatttccggccgagtgctgtccggcatagtccacaaatttccacaggggagaatgacacctcggtagcttaactggctaaagcactcggccggaaatcgagggatccgggttcgaatcccggtcaaggcgaatgatttttcctctgtggatttttcgcactgaaACTTGACACTGAAAAGCTCACCTTGTTACAGAAATAACACTCCAATCCTCTTAATCAAATTTAACATGAGTGATCAAATGCGTTGTATTTCAATCATAATAAATTGCTTTGTTTTGAATTGACCATTAATCTATTGGGAATATTCAAAGCCGCAAAAACCAAAATAGTTAGCTGACGTCTAAATTCTATTTAAGTTCAGCCTTGGTATTCATATAAATACCATGACATTAATAACATCACCATACTGCATGTACATATATAGAAGTTTATTTGCTCTGAGAAgcacccttggagcaaaaaaaaagatacaaGCTACTGCTCTGTGGAGAGTTTGTAGTTTACAAAACGATTGAAAGCACTAGAATAAACAATGGATACAGACTTAAGTttcaaaaatacattgaaataataaGTTAGCTAAAAAATGGTCAATGTAATACTTTCTatttgtttcaaacaaaaaattagaGAATTCATAATCTTTGATTTGGGATCATGCCCATCCCGAGCTCACAATAAAAACAATATGCGTGCACAGGGCCGGATCAAAGGAGGATCCCAAGGGGATCAGGCCCTGGGCGACCTACCAAGGCAGGACAACCCACTAAGCATGAACCTTCCCccaatatagaggtaaatctcacaaagttggaaaaacagaaaaaaccaCCACATGAGGGATTCGAAGTGAAGCAGGGTTGTTTTTTGGTTAACGTGTAGTCGTCAACAGTTGTGTTTATAAATGATTAACATAGCTCAGTGGTGCAGCAAGAGGGGTTttgaggataaacccccccaaagctcagggaaatttttaagtttcatctattttacttaattggattaatattacttatagacaagtgaaaggatgaataaaatatccctcaaaaagccgtaaaactcaccattttgaaccatttatctaaaattttttctgaggaagggcccccgcacctctcgcttactctggcgagtattccatacccccagatcTCCCAGTATTAGCTGTGCCTAAAACTCCCCCTAGTCTTGATTCCTCGCTGCACCCAAGACAAAGCTGATAAAAAACACTTTATCCGTTGAGATTGTTAATGCAGCTCTGAACACAACCAGTGGCACGCCTGTACTGTTATTACATTgcaaattgcaacaccttgaaacagtggggCCCTCcgcctcccaccaaaatgggccctgggccacccacatcctaaatccggcccAGAGTGTGCATGAagttaatcatttaatttcctagcaaaattattttcttcatagccctgattatagCTTAAAAAAAGTAATACACAAATTGAACTACTTACGGCCCGATTGAGAGGATTCCACTTCCTCCATCCTTGTCAATAAACCATCGGATAAGATGAGCCATCAACTCCAGTACAAATGAAAGGCAACTGCTGCCAACTAACAAGGAAGCAAATTTCCTTGAGCCATAACGCCTTTCAAACTCCCTGGAAAAAAATGTTGTGGTTTACAATGAGAATAAGGATTTTTAAGCAAAAagaggcattaaaaaaatcagataaaagagaaaatacagTACTCTCCTTAATACCAACAACATTATCACGAAATTCTCGTTTTTACAAAGTAAATCATTGGTCTCGACGAAAAGGTTAATCCAATACATGGTAAAAGAAACGTAATTAAGAAAATGACGCAaggtgttgaaaccatggtcggttgttgagtgttgaattaaaaagtgtggaaattaaaatttgtgtTCTTCCTCATGtatatagcgaacttccacaaaatcaagcctgaaataaTTTCATACGTAATTaagaaattacaaacctcagtcctgATCCAGGCAGTCacacaaaaagaactttattacgaagttccacgagTAAAAAACAGCATTAAGGTGAATATACACAACACTATTATAATCACTGCATAATGTTTAAGTTCTCCTAgtgcactgtgcccaagagcgtcaattatggttctttcttcagtagaaGATACTTCAGTATCCATGTAACATCGtacaataagcttcattcctatggaatcatggtgacccactcattactgaTGGTAAATTGGCCGTATGATAAGTCCTCTCCTGacgaacatttgaaaaattgaagcatgcccaaaatttcaaatatggcaCCTATGGAGTTGGCCAATGCAACACGATGCGGCGTAGAGGAACACGCtctttgggcacaatctgaaccaAGTATCAATTAATCCGGTgcgaagtcaggaactgttcagcgtttcaccTGTTCTTTCTTCCTGCGGTCGGAGATTTTTTTCGGCTCTAGATATGTCGCACACCCAGCTAGATCacttcgtcacaatcgtgagttaaggCACTATTGTGATggagtgttgcattctgcaggataaccacctTCCTCGAGGTTTATCAACTCATGAGTaaggtctcggaatgcatcttCTTCATACattgaggacttactgtattccgGAAGATATCAATACTTGATTGCATCATAAcgcattcttctattgataaaatgaaatgaatgtgcttgtttttatacagggttcccactctaactaaatcataaaattcacggttttttccaggttttcacggtctaaagtgcgtcaaattcacggtctgtcgataagccattttaggaagaattgttgatcacataacaatcactggccgcacgttaactaaaaatataactaACGCGATAAACGCCAGGAATGCAagcgcagcaatgaaagtgctattatgaatttaaagtataccgggactagccgcggtgataacttttacgggagtcacccacaatgcacaatcaCAATAAATTAGTCTAGAGCGAAcgcctctttgtgttctatgtccgggcctgctctccggctgtggcgctgtgcgcacgatttggactgcttgtggcatcatatgctcagcagtccagcaacatcttgtccggtagtgtccgaaaatatccacagggaagaatgacgcctcggtagcttaactggccaaagcactTGACTGGAAATCTTTATTTtcgtatccgggttcgaatcccggtcaaggtgaatgattttttctctgtggatctttcgcactttCGTGCTATTATGAAGTCGCCTATCATCaccaaaatttagggccggctaaacgTTGTGAgttggaaaatggagggtgacagggaggtgaagaggtgtctgatttctcgccagggttaatgatcactttggttcacggtcttccaatcacagccttaaggtctgtgtgtcatcatggcacaagtaccaatatttgcgcttcgaatatacgtgtgcagatgaatgcgtggacagtgtctgcgagtgactgaccttgaaatatgattgacacatctatttttctttaaatccgtCAATCGTacatctacaatcaagtttgagaggtttttaagtagggatgggtcgaatagtagatttctcgaattcgaaatatcgaattcgaatatcaaatcattgctcgaatattcgaatacctcgaatttcgaatacctggaatactaaacgatgaatgtgaaaatgtttgactaggtcgactatgcagcaggaaacccgagattttggcgagtaattgtgattgcctttaaaggattcaaacaggaatttagctgattaatggaatattttaattttatgtaaacaatagggtagtttccttcattaaagaaaacgaaaggcattgattgtgattcgttaaccaccattggtgtattcataatatacatattatttggttctagaaataccggtttagattaatggcaatggtcaattttttcctcattttaaaaaggccagattggtgcccatgcgatgccactcctcgtgacatcacagggaccttgtttatacacgagaggatagcagttttacatcgtctgaggttaccaatgcatgcgtgaggcacagagctcagggaaacatgtcttaataatcacttattaaaactgactaagttcggaaagttttcttcgtttgataaggtattaataatccttatttaagccaagggctacctgctagcatggtactcggctacctgctagccagtggcggctcgtgagtcaaatgctagggggggcgcactccaccggggggtcataattttttaatatttcgtgtattttattaagtttttacggcaatctaggaattaaattctgtgatgccatacgttccgtttttttcaacaaaaatacctagttttcctaataaagcttgattaataaatactaaatgcagtagactctcggtcacacggatcggcttagtccggactctcgatgatactgatcaatgatcttgaagaataaaaatatatttgctgcgatattttgcaaatacaaacgaaaatacgtaactttagattttcgcgtctacattcttcgtgcggatatgcccgcaatacacttctgttgttcgttttgcaatcataatgcgttatttgtcaaatctatacaacatttgcaatgatttaggtagcaatgacacttgtaacacctgaggagggaggagagtgtcactgacttccactaggcaacaaacactactataatgcgcgcgctttgctattgcagatgtaaactttgatggcggtgttcgcgttgcttcttgaatacagtatgatttaaaatcaacaattaaacatttctcacacatttttaacaaaatatgaaatactcacaggcctttagttgtattgcaaaagtccatccttctttcattttgtccagcaaagtgatcaattacacgttcgttgaaatcagcgctggacaacaatttctttctgattgaacacatggcaagggcattagtctataaataaacaagggacgacacaaaataggccgacgaaaaatacgaccaaaaagaacaaggtgcctggacacagaattgggacaatttttccctatatttcccttaaaaaaacgagcactgttgattaattcaaaatagtcttcttgaatgtacacatagcactaagaaacttcttaatcggcaattacgcacaattaactcctcgaaaatgatgtctgaactcatttcactccgttctttccgagagtcttgccgttactataaggacgactcaagggagatagaagtcgtggtccactaatgctgattcagctgagggacgaatttaaggtcagcaaaggcaatcaagcaaacaaaggacgtcacggccatctccttgagtctaagattcatatgtggtaaacacacgagacgccaacgggtcgcatttggaataaccgtgtcttcgaaatcattgccatgataaattggaaaataagttctagatcgtaaaagaagacgactcgactgagccacagatggaagctgtaaggatctccgcactgatatgaactcctCGAAGCCACTTAattcagacccaagtggacattttccgtcagacagctaccgctctgccacggaggaattaggtgaacatgaactaatacaacaaggacggctagaaaaatgatgaacctacacacaaaaggtgtattgtacgcggcacttaatgacattaattgaatgactctatttaaagtcgcgcttaacgatttaaatcatatttaatccttcgccctatcacgcacgcaactatttcttaaattataaatcagtggggaatgttaactgatttttcctaatactgcataTTTTCCTAatacttttgataaatttatctgaaaaataggtacagcatttctaatcatcgggaagatatgaatacattgttaaggcctaaatattataatattagtttccccaaggttcttgaaattcgtaatcataacagaactgtgtcaaatactcgataatagttttccttcgtcaatacggcctttaactggttggattttatgtgttccggaattcaaacaccaaaaaacgcaagcataatgggataatttatttactgtagcaatacctaccagaaataaaaaattaaaatcgtataactacacccagtacagtgaccattctgattccgtaggtcccttttctgaggcagcaccaagtagacgccagattatacgcccgccggcctgctcagcgatgtcaactcactcgtcgctctgcgcattttcggacgacgtcccaagacttccataagacacaaggttagacgcgtcatagcaccagcggcccccaccactaccactctccatataactgcatggggatggattgggacgttctggccagcgccccacggctacaaatacgaacttctcgcgctatttcttttcgtgtttttccaacactttcgatgtaagggactgaaaaaacgctttgattaatcagatgtataattataaatgaaaggatatttattttttttactttttcaaatatttgggaggggcggcgtccgagagtccttatgggcaaaccgccactgctgctagcatcctgcgtcgtattagcgctcagagcctcaccccaagatcacctcactcgcggcagcgggaagcagaacgacgtcacgcggagtttttcccggcaatcatacttactcgcgcgcttgaaaattttcacttttaatttaatcgcgaaaaatagatatcgtcttataaaaatctaaaagcgttaaatacgtactccaggagtattaatatttcgatttaggcaataaaaaaataatagaaaagcgccctatttgagcattacgccaaaatgctaaggctccgtcgtatttcttcgtctttccggcatttattttcttgcgtaaaatgcttaaataaagtcagaaatacgtcgtgtttggtctttttcgtttttaaattacgcgcacattactaatatttcaatccaatgaaggtgtaataataattgccgaaagtcattgttggaCACCTTTCGAGCTAGTAGAtaactcatgcagcagttgacctccagaaagggggaaattcgaagcaggtaggtagaaaaaggtcagtgggtgagaaaagggggtgggcgcgagaccaattttatttttctcgcgtaacttgatattattttcgaAGCAAAGGTCTTCGTAAAACTATCCCTGCGagagccgggaccttttgtttgatttcggagaagaggaaatcgtcggagggggtggggcgaacgctgaatggagggggatagcggatcgtgggaaatgcgccaatgtcactatctcacggcactgagtttctccctatggtggtttcatctcctggggaagattcaaaagtgcctgtagttattagccacaaattgcacatggtaaacacctcgtcttttttttatcaaaagatggatgcgggaaaatggtcagtggggcagaaggagtgaagggtgaaacgcgattctattattttccggtaacttgatatttgttcgaagctaaggtcttcgtaatacgatctctgcacgagctgggaccttttttttattttggagaagcgGAAATCGTGAGAGTggctgaggcgaatgctgaatggagggggatagcggatcgtgggaaatacgacaatgttgctatcccacggcactgaggttctcctgatggggggggacacctgggattttgggatttttttacccgatcaatttcggttccccacgtcgaaatCTTTTCGCCGCTCTAACCCGCAAATTTGATATAGTTGGTcaagttcgtcaacttgcctaaaacggcgctgcatggaCTTAAAGAATAgagttctctccatttttccgaGTCAGCTACGAACGACGCGCGAGCGACAgagtatgacgcgaaattcaaagtattcgaggtattcgagacggcacctttggcataactattcgagatctcgaatatcgaatattttctagtattcgaggtattcgagtattcgcggatactattcgcacatctctatttttaaggttttacgacgaatttcacggctatttccaggttttttcacggtggacggaatagggtggtttcctaatatttttttattgcctaaatcgaaagattaatactcttggagtacgtatttcacgcttttagatttttaaatgacgatatctatttttcgcgattaaatgaaaagtcaaaattttcaagcgcgcgaaaacgcgacgcgtaagtaggaatgatgggaaaaagtccgtgcgatgcatttctggttccccctcccgccttgtaacgtgaccttgatcgaggctccgagcgctgataggacgcaggatgctagcgggtagctgagtaccttgctggctggtagcgcttggcttacaaaaggtttattaataccttatcgaacgaagaaaactttccgacctaagccagttttaataggtgattattaagacatgtttccctgagctctgtgccttatgcatgcattggtaacctcagacgatgtatagctcctatcctctcgtgtagaaactaggtccctgtgacgtcacgtggagtggaatcgcatgggcgccaatctggcctttttcaaatgaggataaaatttgaccctttccattcgtcaaaaccggtatttcaaaaaccaaataatttgtgtattatgaatacactaatggtaacTCCTGGtttaaaatgaataaagaaaagtaaaatattccaggtttcatgcaatagggtggtttccttcatcaaagaaaacgaaaggtattgattgcgattcgttacccaccattagtgtattcataatatacaaattattttgttttagaaataccgggttagatgaatggcaatggtccatttttatcctcatttgaaaagggccagattggcgcccatgcgatgccactccacgtgacgtcacagggacctagtttctataggagaagataggagttatacatcgtctgaggttaccaatgcatgcatgaggcgcagagctcagggaaacatgtcttaacaatcacttattaaaactggctaaggtcggaaagttttcctcgtttgataagttattaataatccttatttaagccaagcgctaccagccagcagggtactaggctacctgctagcagcctgcgtcgtatcagcgctaagcctcgcctcaaggtcacctcgcagggcggcaacgggtaccagaaatacgtcacgcggagagatttccctgcattcatacttaagcgtcgcgttttcgcttgcttgaaaattttcacttttcatttaatcgcgaaaaatagatatcgtcatttaaaaatctaaaagcgtgaaatacgtactccaggagtaataatctttcgatttaggcaataaaataataataggaaaccaccctattcaacttTTTGCCgatataaaaaaatcaccagaTGAACATAAAACACTGTCCTCTGtttaatgattaaattttcttttagcaGAGGACATATATTAAGTAGCAAAATTGTTATTTACCTAAACTGATACACCAATGTTCCAGCCCATATTAGATCCTTGGGATCAAGAAAGATCAATTTTGAAGTCACCAACTTCAgtatctgaaaaaaaaagaaccaaagTCATTTCACAACCAAAAAACATTGCAATGACTCACAACAGTAGGAATACTATTGTCCTACTAAAgcaatacagtaaaactttgattttacgcagttggagggaccgaaatatgggcactgtgtaaaatcaaagtgtgtaaaatcaagagttggtattgaggagaagtatagtt
Encoded here:
- the LOC124167699 gene encoding ubiquitin-associated domain-containing protein 2-like isoform X2, translated to MAAMFTPNSSPGLHNVPVSMGLLGYLILSCAAVNVPSMYHLHKYFLCRIPEDLTMNSQILKLVTSKLIFLDPKDLIWAGTLVYQFREFERRYGSRKFASLLVGSSCLSFVLELMAHLIRWFIDKDGGSGILSIGPYGLLFPLFVNFYKEIPNTTQGGSNRNNHQRSLDYDNQQWNAPFAVLGTIFPPISTKTITYLFGFQLAWSSVSSFIAAITGVVAGILYRKNFLYIQKLIFIPGWLARIGNLFLKLFVDATPPGGQGGNNNGSEQSRWARVQHPANSDDGVWNRQIRRQGQGFAETLVYPDNYWMGNQNGGNIFGGFLGSWRQHNLLENEEFEPEDFGRERGDGVEIEELNVSEEEINGGIDVNRRTNDNIDSEKVAKLVDMGFQKDKAQKALISTNFDLIEATNVLLRMETSQPPAEDAVSMPSSSGDVQLPAPL
- the LOC124167699 gene encoding ubiquitin-associated domain-containing protein 2-like isoform X1 codes for the protein MAAMFTPNSSPGLHNVPVSMGLLGYLILSCAAVNVPSMYHLHKYFLCRIPEDLTMNSQILKLVTSKLIFLDPKDLIWAGTLVYQFREFERRYGSRKFASLLVGSSCLSFVLELMAHLIRWFIDKDGGSGILSIGPYGLLFPLFVNFYKEIPNTTQGGSNRNNHQRSLDYDNQQWNAPFAVLGTIFPPISTKTITYLFGFQLAWSSVSSFIAAITGVVAGILYRKNFLYIQKLIFIPGWLARIGNLFLKLFVDATPPGGQGGNNNGSEQSRWARVQHPANSDDGVWNRQIRRQGQGFAETLVYPDNYWMGNQNGGNIFGGFLGSWRQHNLLENEEEFEPEDFGRERGDGVEIEELNVSEEEINGGIDVNRRTNDNIDSEKVAKLVDMGFQKDKAQKALISTNFDLIEATNVLLRMETSQPPAEDAVSMPSSSGDVQLPAPL